In Diceros bicornis minor isolate mBicDic1 chromosome 24, mDicBic1.mat.cur, whole genome shotgun sequence, the following are encoded in one genomic region:
- the LOC131421280 gene encoding serpin A11-like has translation MGPAWLWLLGVGILASVLCQPFPAHADKNLGVPQAPSDQHSEPAPAHRKITPTITNFALRLYKQLAAETTGNIFFSPVSISTTLALLSLGAQADTPTQILEGLGFNLTETPEADVHRGFQSLIHTLNWPSPKLELKVGSSLFLDKQLKPQQHFLDTIRELYGAFAFSANFTDSATTGRQINDYVRKQTYGQVVDCLQELTQDTLMVLLNYVFFKAKWKHPFNRYQSQKQESFSVDERTSLRVPMMHQKEMHRFLYDQEVACTVLQIEYSGNAQALLILPDPGKMEQVEAALQPETLRKWGQLLLPSLLDLHLPRVSISGTHDLEEILPHIGLTNIFNMDADLSGITGQLNKTISRVSHKAAVDMSERGTEVGAASGLLSQPQALNATSAPHSHFNRPFLVLLWEMTTQSLLFLGKVVNPVAG, from the exons ATGGGGCCAGCGTGGCTGTGGCTGCTGGGAGTAGGGATCCTGGCCTCTGTCCTTTGTCAGCCCTTTCCTGCCCATGCAGATAAGAATCTGGGGGTGCCTCAAGCCCCCAGTGACCAGCACTCAGAGCCAGCCCCCGCCCACCGTAAAATCACACCCACCATTACCAACTTTGCTCTGCGTTTGTATAAGCAGCTGGCAGCAGAAACCACAGGAAACATCTTCTTCTCGCCCGTGAGCATCTCTACCACCCTGGCCCTGCTCTCTCTTGGGGCGCAAGCTGACACCCCGACTCAGATCCTGGAGGGCCTCGGCTTCAACCTCACGGAGACCCCAGAGGCCGACGTCCACCGAGGTTTCCAGAGCCTCATCCACACCCTGAACTGGCCCAGCCCCAAACTTGAACTCAAAGTAGGCAGCTCCCTGTTCCTGGACAAGCAGCTGAAACCTCAGCAACACTTTCTGGACACCATCAGAGAGCTGTACGGGGCTTTCGCTTTTTCTGCCAACTTCACGGATTCCGCTACAACTGGGAGGCAGATTAATGACTACGTGAGAAAGCAAACATACGGGCAGGTCGTGGAttgcctccaggagctcacacaaGACACGCTCATGGTCCTCCTGAATTACGTCTTCTTCAAAG CCAAGTGGAAGCATCCCTTCAATCGCTATCAGAGCCAGAAGCAAGAGAGCTTCTCTGTGGATGAGAGGACCTCTCTACGTGTCCCCATGATGCACCAGAAGGAAATGCACAGGTTCCTCTATGACCAGGAGGTGGCTTGCACTGTCCTCCAGATCGAGTACAGCGGAAATGCCCAGGCCCTGCTGATCCTCCCTGATCCTGGGAAAATGGAGCAGGTGGAGGCGGCTCTACAGCCAGAGACCTTGAGAAAATGGGGCCAGTTGCTCCTGCCCAG CCTACTGGACTTGCATTTgccaagggtttcaatttctggAACACATGACCTGGAAGAGATACTTCCCCACATTGGTCTCACCAACATTTTCAACATGGACGCTGACTTATCAGGAATCACTGGGCAGCTCAACAAAACCATCTCCAGG gTGTCACACAAGGCGGCCGTCGACATGAGTGAGCGGGGAACCGAGGTAGGAGCTGCCTcaggcctcctctcccagccccaggctcTGAATGCAACATCGGCCCCACATTCCCATTTCAACAGGCCTTTCCTGGTGCTCCTTTGGGAGATGACCACCCAGAGCTTACTCTTCCTGGGAAAAGTTGTCAACCCGGTGGCAGGGTGA